The nucleotide sequence GTCCGGTACGGACCCGGCCGAAGGCATGGGCATAGCGGTGGCGGTGCTGGAGGAACTTCGGAACACCGGGGCGAATTTCCTGGTAACCACCCATTATCCGGAGGTGAAGGAATACGCAAAGACAGCGCAGGGCATGATAAATGCCAGGATGACCTTTGACAGGGAGACGCTGCGGCCCACCTATAAGATGGTGATTGGAGAAGCCGGGGAGAGCTGTGCGTTTTATATTGCAGACAGGCTGGGAATGCCGGAACGTATGCTGCAGAATGCAGTCTGCGCCGCCTATGGGGAACAGGCAGCCTGGGAATATCGGCAGCAGAGAGCCAGGAGCTTGCAGAAAGTCCGTTCGGCGGTCTGTCAGAACCAGGCAAAAGGCAGAACTGCCGGGGAGCCTGACTCACAGGCGGCAGGAGAATATTGCCGGAAGGAGAGCACAGCGCAAAAGAAATCCATACTTTTTGAAACCGTGGAATACCGGAAAGCAAGACATGAGATGGAGCGGAAATATACAGAAGAAGTCATCCGGTATGAAGAAAAATAATTCAGACTGCGGTTTCCCTGTCGGGGAGGAAGGGTATCCGTATCGGAAAAGATGGAAAAATACGGAAAAGGATGTTATAATCAGGAAAAGAAGCAGTGCAGCCGGAAAGGAGCAGTTGGAAATGAAATTTATTTCATGGAATGTAAATGGCCTGCGGGCCTGTGTCCAGAAAGGATTTCTGGAATTTTTCAGAGAAGCGGACGCAGATTTTTTCTGTATACAGGAAACAAAATTGCAGGAGGGACAGATTTCCCTGGATTTGCCGGAAGGATATGAGTCATACTGGAATTATGCCCGGAAAAAAGGATATTCCGGTACAGCCATTTTTACGAAGCATAAACCTCTGTCCGTTTCTTACGGAATGGGACAGGAGGAACATGATATGGAAGGTCGGCTGATTACGCTGGAATATGAGGTGTTTTATCTGGTGACCTGCTATACGCCCAATTCTCAGAATGAGCTTAAAAGGCTTCCCTACCGCATGGAGTGGGAGGAAGCTCTGCTTGGGTACCTGGATGGCCTGAAAAAGCAGAAATCCGTAATTTACTGCGGAGATTTGAATGTGGCTCACCAGGAAATTGATTTGAAAAATCCCAAAACCAACCGGAAGAATGCAGGATTTACCGATGAGGAACGGGAGAGATTTACCTTTCTTCTGAACCATGGTTATGTGGATACGTTCCGGCATTTTTATCCGGAGCTGGAGCAGGTGTATTCCTGGTGGTCTTATCGGTTCAAAGCCAGAGAGAAAAACGCGGGATGGCGGATTGACTATTTTGTGGTGTCGGAAGATTTGAAGGACAGGCTTGTGGATGCGAAAATTCACACGGAGGTGTTCGGTTCCGATCACTGTCCGGTGGAGCTGGAGACAGGATCCCTTACGGTATAATCTTTATGTGATTTGCGCGCAGGCATGGAAACAGAATATGTCTGCGTCAAATCCTGCGTTTACGTCAGAGAGGAACAGAAATGGAAAAAGGAGAAATCAGACTTCGGAACGTTATTGTACATATCCTGGATTCCACAGTGGGAATGCCGGTGCTTTCCGATACGCTGCTGGAGTACGGTTCCGACTTTGGAGATTTCCTGCGGGAGCATATTTACAGAGTCGCAGCCACAGATGACAGGAAAACCTGCCGGTTTCACAGAGAGGAGTCAGAGGTGTACCGGCAGCTGCAGGCTTTTGCGGAAGCAGGAATGAGCGATGAAATGTTTGTGGAAACAAGCCGACGTCTGGCAGAACGCCTGTATGGAATCATGAATAAAAATATTGAGATTCCTCAGGCGGATTTTGTAGTAGCTTTGTTTGAGACAGATGGAGAAAAATATCTTGCGCTGCTGAAAATGGATTACAGAACCTCCTATACCCACCAGACCCAGTCGGATGCTTTTGGAAATACCAATGAAATTATTAAATTCCGGGCAATTCTTCCCACAGAGACCCAGAAACTGTCGGAGGCCGCCCTTATCAGCCTGTCAGATTATACGATTTTCCTGACGGAGAAGAAATATGAGGTCAACGGGACAAAGATAAATTATTTTTCAAAACTGTTTTTAAACTGCAGCGGGGCCCTGTCCCCAAAATCCCAGCTTTCCATTGTCACCCGTGCCATTGATACGGTGCAGAAAAAGTATTTTAACGACGGGGAACAGTTTGAGGTACAGATGGAAACAAAGCAGATTATTCATGAACAGCTGGCGGAAACGGGAGCGGTAGACGTGCCTTTTGTGCTGGATCAGGTGTTCCGGGAAAAAGAAGAATACAAAGAAGAAGTGCAGGAAAAGCTGGAAAAATACAAAATGGGAACGGATGTCCGGATTGAGCCGCAGTCGGAGCATACGACCCGTAAATTTGAAAAGCAGCATCTGACTACCGATACCGGAGTGGAAATCAAAATTCCCATGGAGCAGTACCGGGACGGAGAACATATTGAGTTTATCACCAGTCCGGACGGGAGCATTTCAATTTTGATTAAAAATGTGGGGCATATTGACGCCAGGTAGCATATAGAGGGTCAGGGTGAGGAAACGGACGCGGAGAGGGCGGGAAAATGATGGATAATTTCATGGAACAGTATCAGAATGAGCTGACATATCAGGAAATCAGATCAAACAGATATACCATAAAAGGATACTGCTGGTTTCTCATGGCAACGGCTTTTATGTGGCTGCTGACAGTGACAGGTTTTTTTGAGGTGGATAAAAGGCTGATTACAATTGCCTTTTTATCCAACCTTGTATTATTTGTTCCGGCAATCGTCGTTTATTGTAGAGTAATCTGTCCGATGCATGGATTAAATATTTTCTCTTGTCGCTGATTTGTGTGGGCTCGGCAGTGATTGTCTCCTTTTTATCTTTTCATGCGGTGCTGCTGTACGTGGCGCCTCTGCTGTTTGCTGTTTTGTACAGAAGGCGCAGTACCATCTGGTTTGTGTACGGGGTCAATACGGTTACCATGCTTGTCAGCTCCCTTATCAGCTTTTTTTACGGAATCTGTGATTTGAATCTTCTGCTGGAAAGCCAGCATGTCAGAAGCTGGTATCTGGATATTATTACGGAGAACGGGCTGAACATTCCCTTTAATGAAAATCCGGTTTTTATTATTCTTGTATTTGAAGTGTTTCCGAGAAGTGTTATCCTTCTGGTATTTGCGGTTATGCTGCAGTATTCTGTGGTCAGCAGCAATGAAGATGCGTATCGGATTGCGCAGCTCACCTGCCTCAAAGAGACAGATATGGGAACAAAGGTGTTCAATAAAAATAAATATGTGGAAATGTCGGAGGAATATTATCCGAAGATGGAGCGGATAGGGGTATTATTCTGGGACTTAAATAATCTGAAATGTATTAATGATGTATATGGCCATGCCGCAGGAGATAAGGCCATAGAAACATTGTCAGCGATTCTTCTGGCCCATTCCGGTGATGACTGCCGCATTTACCGAATTGGCGGAGATGAATTTCTGATGATACTGGACAATCCGCAGGAAAATGAGCCGGAGCGTATCATACAGACGGTGCACAGAGAGCTGGAAGCTGAAAACAGAGACAAAAGAGTTCAGATATCAGGCGCGGTGGGATATGCATCTGGAAAGGGCAGGGATATTGCAGAGGTTGTAAAAGCAGCAGACGCCCGTATGTATGAGAATAAAAAGCAGAGCAGGGAGGGAAGAAGGGGATGAAAAGATTTAAGGTCGTTGCAGGATGGGTCTCCGGTCTGGCAGCCGCAGTTTTTTTGCTGATGTATGGCCTGTATCGTTATGTTTTCTGTTTTCCGCCGGAAAAACGTCCCGATGTACGCAGCATTCCCAATAGCAGGCTCTACCGGCAGCACCGCACCCGGATGCTGGAAATTGTGGAGAAAATGGAGCAGGGGCCTTATGAGGAGGTCTCTGTTCTTTCCCAGGACGGTCTTCGTCTGTATGGAAAATTATATTATATAAAAAAGGGTGCGCCGATTGTTATTTTCTGCCACGGCTACCACGGAACAGCGGCCTGGGACGGATACGGATTTTTCAGAGCCTGCATGGAGAACGGGATTAATATTCTTATGACAGATCAGCGGGCCCATGGAAAGAGTCAGGGCAGAGTCATCACTTTCGGGATTATGGAGCGGTATGACTGTAAAACCTGGAGTGAATATGCTATGGAGCGATTTGGAACCTGGACAGATGTTTTCCTTGCGGGGGTATCCATGGGCGCAGCTTCTGTTATCATGTCCTCTGAGCTGGGCCTGCCCCGGAATGTCCGGGGCCTTATGGCAGACTGCGGCTATTCCAGGCCGGCTGCAATCATAATGGAAACAGTGAAATCAATGGGACTTCCGGTAAAACCGGTATATCTGCTTTTGAAGTATGGGGCGCGTCTCTTTGGCTCCTTCAATCTGGAGGCCGCCACCGGGCTGGAAGCTGCTCAAAAATTAAATATTCCGGTTCTGTTTTTCCACGGCGGACAGGATACCATTGTGCCCCTGTCCATGGGGAAGGAACTTTATCAGTCCTGTGCCGGAACCAGGAGATGGGTGACGATTGAAAATGCCGACCATGCGAACAGTGCAATGACGGATTATAAAACATACGAAACAGCAGTGTTGCAGTTTATGGAGAAGTGCCTGGAAGAAAAAGAAAACCAGTTCAGCCGCACCCCTTGAGACAAGCCTCAGACCGCCTGTCAGGCAGGCTGACCGCTGCCGTTACAAAAAAAGTAAAAAAAATGAAAAAAAGGTGTTGACAAATTTCCCCATAGCAGATATAATAGCTATTGTCAGTTGTGCAGGAGTGGCGGAATTGGCAGACGCGCAGGCTTCAGGTGCCTGTGGTAGCAATATCGTGTGGGTTCAAGTCCCATCTCCTGCATTTGAATTTCAAGAAGAGCTGTTGCAGATAGCAATAGCTCTTTTTCTTCTTATTCTACAGGAAAAACCTTGTCACGCTAATGCGCGAAAGTGTCTTCCTGTAGAATAAAAATTAAGATGCCCACGCAAATGCAAAGAAATACCGGAAAGGAGTACTATGTTATACAGAACAAATCCAAAGAATCAGCAGCAGTTGTCTGTTTTAGGGTACGGATGTTTACGTTTTTCAAAAAAAGGTACCTCCATCGACCAGGAAAAGGCAGAGCGTGAACTGCTCCTTGCTCTGGAAAACGGGGTAAATTATTTTGACACAGCCTATACATATGGGGGAAGCGAGGCCTGTCTGGGTAAATTTCTGGCGAAAGGCCACCGTGATAAGGTAAATATTGCCACAAAACTGCCCCATTATTATCTGAAACAGCCGGGAGATATGGAGCGGTATTTCAGGGAGCAGTTAGATCGTCTTCAGACAGATCATGTGGAATATTATCTGATGCATATGCTGAACGATGTGGCGGCCTGGGAAAGAATAAAAGAACTTGGCGTCGAAGAATGGATTGCGGATAAAAAAGCTAAAGGCCAGATACGGAATATCGGCTTTTCTTTTCATGGAAATACGGATAATTTTCTGAAAATACTGGAGGCATATAACTGGGATTTCTGCCAGATTCAGTACAATTATATGGATGAGCATTCCCAGGCGGGAAGGCGGGGACTGAAACGCGCCCATGAAAAAGGAATCCCTGTTATCATTATGGAGCCTCTGCGGGGCGGACGTCTGGTGCAGGGGCTTCCAAAAAGGGCTGCCAGAATTCTGGAAAAAACCGGGTACAGTCCGGCGGAATGGGGACTGCGCTGGCTCTGGAACCAGCCGGAGGTAACGGTAGTGCTGTCGGGCATGAATGACGCCGCGCAGGTGAGAGAAAATGTACGGATTGCTTCAAAGGCCAGGGCGGGCTGTATGACAGAGAAGGGAATGGCGGTTCTGGAACAGGTGAAAGGGGAAATCAACCGATGTATGAAAGTGCCCTGTACAGGCTGCGGCTACTGTATGCCATGCCCCGGCGGCGTGGATATACCGGGCTGTTTTGCCGCATATAATACCAGGTACACAGACAGCTGGTTCAGCGGCATGAAAGATTATTTCATGTGCACCACCCTGCGCACCAATCCAACCAATGCTTCCGGGTGCCTGAAATGCGGGAAATGCGAACAGCACTGCCCTCAGAAAATTTCCATCCGGGAGGAGCTGGAACAGGTGAAAAAGCATATGGAAACACCTGCCTGGAAGCTGGCAAAGGCCATTGCAGGGCGGATTGGAAATTACTGACAGGGCGCCGGGAACCCTCGGATTTCGACCATATTTTTCATGTCAGGCTGCTCCTCTGTCCGGGTTTTGTAAAAATCTGCGGATTTTTTGTGAAAAATAAAGGAAATGAGGAATTTGTGCGGAATATATCATATGAGAGGTGATGGGAAATGCTTATCAGAGAAAATATGGAGCTGCTGGAGCGAACCTATTTAAGCCCCTTTGCTACGCTGAGCCAGAATTCCAGGGGACGTGACAGAGAGGAACCTCAGTGTGATATCCGTCCGGTATTTCAGAGGGACAGAGACAGGATTCTCCACTGCAAATCGTTCCGGCGGCTGAAGCATAAGACGCAGGTATTTCTGACGCCAAGGGGCGACCATTACCGTACCAGACTGACCCATACTCTGGAGGTATCCCAGAATGCCCGCACCATTGCAAAGGCTCTGCGGCTCAACGAGGATTTAGTGGAGGCTATTGCGCTGGGCCATGATCTGGGGCATACGCCCTTTGGACATGCAGGGGAACATATGCTGAATGAAATCTGCGAAGGCGGGTTCCGGCATAATGAGCAGAGTGTCCGCATTGTAGAGAAGCTGGAAAAGGACGGACAGGGACTGAATCTGACCTGGGAGGTACGGGATGGAATGATGAATCATCAGACCAGGCTGATGCCCTCTACCATGGAAGGAAAAATTGTGCGTCTTTCTGATAAAATTGCATATATTAACCATGATATAGATGACGCCATTCGGGGCAGGGTGCTTTCTGAGAAAGACATACCGGCAGAGTACCGGGAGATTCTCGGAGATACCACCCGGAAGAGGCTGGATACTTTTATACATAATATTATTACCAACAGCCTTGGCAGGAACGATATCTGTATGTCGGAGGATGTGGAGCAGGCCATGAAGGGCCTGCGGAAATTTATGTTTCAGAATGTATACCGGAATCCGGTGGCAAAAGGAGAAGAGGAACGGGCCAAGGATTTGTTAAGCCGGCTGTTTATCTATTATAACAGGCATACGGACTGCCTGCCCCAACAGTATCTTCAGATGATGGAGCAGGGAGAGAAGAAAGAACGTGTGGTCTGCGATTATATTGCAGGTATGACAGACCGCTATGCCATTGCCAAATTTGAAGAATATTTCATGCCGAAAGCCTGGCAGGTAAATTAAAGTGGCAAACCGGCCGAATGGCAGGGTTTCACATGTGTACGGACAGGAAAGGAGAAGTAAATGCCTTTTTATTCCGAGGAATTAATAGAAGAAGTGCGTTCTGCCAATGATATTGTAGATGTGATTTCAGGATATGTGCGTTTGCAGAAGAAGGGCAGTACGCATTTTGGGCTGTGTCCCTTTCACAGTGAACGGACGCCGTCCTTTTCCGTCTCTCAGGGAAAACAGATGTATTACTGCTTTGGCTGCGGAGCCGGAGGAAATGTTATTACATTTCTGATGCAGTACGAAAACGCCACCTTTCAGGAAGCCATGGAGACTCTGGCCGGGAAAGCGGGAATTGAACTCCCGAAACAGGAGCTGTCCGGCAGAGCCAGACAGGAAGCAGACAGGCGGGCCCGGCTTCTGGAAATCAATAAGGCGGCGGCAAAATATTTTTATGCCCAGCTTCGGATGGAACAGGGCCGGACGGGAATGGAGTATTTTGCAAACCGGGGCCTGAGCGGGGAGATTATGAAGAAATTCGGACTGGGCTATGCCAATAAGTTCAGTGATGATTTATATAAATATCTGAGGCAGCAGGGATATGAGGATTCCCTGTTAAAAGATTCCGGGCTGGTGTCCATTGATGAGAAGCGGGGTGGCCAGGATAAGTTCTGGAACCGGGTGATGTTTCCTATTATGGATGTGAACCACCGGGTGATTGGGTTTGGCGGACGTGTGATGGGAAAAGGAGAACCCAAATACCTGAATTCACCGGAAACCATGATTTTTGACAAGAGCAGGAATCTGTATGGCCTGAATCTGGCCAGAGCTTCCAAAAGGCCTTACATTCTGCTGTGCGAAGGCTATATGGATGTGATAGCGCTCCATCAGGCAGGATTTGACAATGCGGTGGCGTCGCTGGGCACCGCATTTACTCAGGGCCATGCAAATCTTTTAAAGCGTTATACCAAAGAGGTATACTGTACCTTTGACAGCGACGGAGCCGGGATTAAGGCGGCGCTGCGGGCCATTCCCATATTAAAGGAAGCAGGGCTTACCGCGAAAATCATAGACATGAGGCCGTATAAAGACCCGGATGAATTTATCAAAGCCCAGGGAGCAAAAGAGTATCAGCGGAGAATTGATGGTGCAAAGAACAGTTTTATGTTTGAAATTGAGGTGCTTGAGCAGAACTATGACCTGAAAGACCCGGAAGGAAAAACAGCGTTTTATAATGCCATTGCTGAAAAGCTGCTGGAATTTGAGGAAGAACTGGAGCGCAACAACTATATAGAAGCCATTGCCGGGAAATACCAGATGGGATTTGAAAACCTGCGGAAACTGGTGCTTCACATGGGAACAAAAGTGGGCATTGCCAGAGATACCCGCCCATTGAAATCAGGCGTCAGTGAGAAGAATAAAAAGCCGAAAGAGGACGGGATGAAGCAGTCCCAGAAACTGATGCTGACATGGCTTCTGGAAGAACCGGAACTGTTCCGGCTGACAGAGCCGTATATCGGGCCGGAGGATTTTACGGAAGACCTTTACCGGAAAGCAGCAGAAGCTGTTTTTACCCAGTACAGAGAGGAAGGAGTGGTGAACCCTGCCAGAATTATCAGTATGTTTGATGAGGAGGAACAGCAGCAGGAGATAGCCGGGCTGTTCCATGCAAGGCTGGAGAAGGTTACCACACAGCCGGAACGGGAAAAAGCCCTGAAAGAAACGGTCATAAGACTGAAAGAGAACAGTATCAGCTACCGTTCCCGTCATCTGGAGCCTTCGGATATGGAGGGGCTGCAAAAGCTGGTTGCTGATAAAAAGAACATGCAGCAGCTTCAGAAGGTGGAATTTTCCTGGTAGATGACAGCCGCCGGAGACGGCTGCCGGATGCTGCCGGGAAGAGCCCTCATGGCAAACTGAATATTTCCAACGAATAAGGACAAAATATAAACAACGAATGGAAGGATGAAACGAAATGGAAGAAAAAAGTAAATTTATCGAAAAGCTGCAGGAGTTGTTATCCATGGCGAAAAAGAAAAAGAATGTCCTGGAATATCAGGAAATCAGCGACTTTTTTCATGACATGGAACTGGATGCGGAAAAATTTGAAAAAATCCTTGACTTTCTGGAAGCCAACAATATTGATGTGCTGCGGATTTCCGATGATGACGATGACGATATCCTCATAGATGAAGAGGAAGAAGTAGAAGTTGAGAATATCGACCTTTCCGTTCCGGATGGAATTTCCATCGAAGATCCTGTTCGTATGTATTTAAAGGAAATCGGTAAGGTGCCTCTGCTCAGTGCAGAGGAGGAAATTGAGCTGGCAAAGCGCATGGAGCTGGGAGACCAGGAGGCCAAGAAACGTCTTGCAGAGGCCAATCTGCGTCTGGTAGTATCCATTGCAAAGCGTTATGTAGGGCGCGGGATGCTGTTTCTGGATTTGATTCAGGAAGGGAATCTGGGGCTTATTAAAGCTGTGGAAAAATTCGATTACCGGAAAGGCTACAAATTTTCCACCTATGCGACCTGGTGGATTCGTCAGGCCATTACCAGAGCCATTGCGGATCAGGCCAGAACGATTCGGATTCCTGTCCATATGGTGGAAACCATTAACAAATTAATCCGTGTCTCCAGACAGTTGCTGCAGGAACTGGGCCGGGAACCCTCTCCGGAGGAAATCGCGGAAGAAATGAATATGCCGGTAGACCGTGTCCGGGAAATTCTGAAGATTTCCCAGGAGCCGGTATCTCTGGAAACACCCATCGGAGAAGAAGAAGACAGCCATCTGGGAGACTTCATTCAGGATGACAATGTGCCGGTTCCGGCAGATGCGGCGGCATTTACCCTGCTGAAAGAACAGCTTGTGGAAGTGCTGGGGACGCTGACGGAGCGGGAACAGAAAGTGCTGCGGCTGCGATTCGGCCTGGACGACGGGCGTGCCAGAACACTGGAAGAAGTGGGAAAAGAATTTAACGTGACCAGAGAGAGAATCCGTCAGATTGAGGCCAAGGCACTGCGGAAGCTGCGCCATCCCAGCAGAAGCCGCAAGCTGAAAGATTATCTGGACTGAAATTTATAAAAAGATGAGTATTGACGAAACAGAGCAGGAGTTTGTATAAAATATGGTACAATTATCGAAAAGACTGCAGGCAGTGGCAGATTTTGTGGATAACTGCGGTATTTTGGCGGACGTGGGCACTGACCACGGATACATACCTGTCTGTCTGGTGGAATGGGGGAAAGCCAGGAGAGCTATTGCAATGGATGTGAATCAGGGGCCGCTGCTGCGGGCCGAAGAACATATCCGCCGGTATGGCATGGGGAAACGGATAGAGACCCGGCTGTCTGACGGATGCAGCGCACTGAAGCCCGGAGAAGCGGATGTGATTGTGATTTCCGGAATGGGAGGCGGCCTGATGATGGAAATTCTCCGGCAGGGAGAGCAGGTTGTCAGAACCGCCGAATCTCTGGTGCTGCAGCCCCAGTCAGAACTGATGGCTTTCCGGGAGTTTCTGTATGAAAACGGATATGAAATCAAAGCGGAAACCATGGTGCAGGAAGACGGCAAATACTATCCTGTGATAAAGGCGCGTACCGCAGCCTCAGCCGGCATGTCAGAGGAATCTACGACAGCCGGACGGGAACCGTATCTGCCTGCAAATCTGCCGGGGCACATTTCCGAAGAACAGTACGCAAGGATAGCCTTCCGGTACGGGCCCATGCTGCTGGCACAGAACCATCCGGTGTTAAGGGAATACCTGCTGAACCAGAAGGAGCAAAAAGAGAAAATTCTGCTTCATTTAAGGGAAAATGCCAGGCAGAACGCCAGAGGCCGTATGGAAGAAGTACAGCAGGAACTGGAGGATGTGAGAAAGGCTCTGGAATGGTTTGAATGTCCGGAGGAAAGGAGAATCATATGATTTGTCGGGAAATCATAGATATATTACAGGAGCAGTCGCCGGAACGGTATGCCTGCCACTGGGATAACGTGGGACTTCTGGTGGGAAATCCTGAGAAAGAAGTGAATACTGTTTATATCGCGCTGGACGCCACGGAGGAAACCATTGCAGAGGCGGCGGAAGCGGAAGCTGATTTGCTGCTGACCCATCATCCTCTGATTTTTCAGGGCCTGAAAAAAGTAAATACCGAAGATTTTACAGGACGCAGAGTGATAACTCTGATTCAGAATGATATTTCCTGTTATGCCATGCATACAAATTTTGACGTGAAAGGCATGGCGCAGCTTGGCGCCGAACGTATGGGCCTTACTGACTGTCAGGTTCTGGATGTCACCTGTCAGGAAGAACAGGAAGAAGGTATCGGGAAAGCCGGCCTGCTTCCCTGCACCATGACAGTGGCAGAGTGTGCAGGGAAAGTGAAAGAGGCTTTTGGGGTAGAGCTGGTGAAGATTTTCGGCAGGCCGGATGACAGAGTGGCAAAAGCGGCAATCTGTCCCGGTTCCGGAAAAAGCGTAATTGGAAAAGCAATTGCTGCAGGAGCCCAGGTTCTGATTACCGGGGATATCGACCATCACGACGGAATCGACAGCGCGGCTCAGGGCCTTGCCATTATTGACGCAGGTCATTATGGGGTGGAGAAAATGTTTATTTCCTATATGGAGACATATCTGAAGGAACGTACCTCAGGAATCAGGATTATTGCACAGCCGGAAAAACAGCCATTTCTGTACCGGTAGATTTGCAGGACGGGAGAAAGAAGGTAGAGCAGGATGGAGGAAACCATATATCGTATTCGAATCAACGGGGAGGAAAAACAGTATAAAAAGGGGACGCCTTATCGGGAGATTGCAGAGGCATATCAGGAACAGTATGAAGACGATATTGTACTGGTACTGTTTAATAACCGTCTGCGGGAGCTGAACCGGAAGGTGAAATCAGACGGGGAGCTGTTCTTTGTGACCACCAGAGACCGGGCAGGAAGAAAGGCCTACCGCAGAAGCGTAACATTTCTGATGCAGCGGGCGGTGTACAATCTTGCCAGAGAAGATAAAAAGCATGTGACGGTGACGGTATCCCATTCTATCAGCCAGGGATATTACTGCGAATTAACAGGGGAAACTCCTGACGAGATGTATCTGGAACGGCTGGGAAAAGAAATGAGAGCTCTGGCGGGGCAGGAGATTCCTCTCCGGAAGGAAAGTATTTCCACCGACGACGCGGTAGCGCTGTTCCGGGATTTGGAAATGCACGATAAGGAGCGTCTGTTTGCCTACCGCAGAAGTTCCAGGGTAAACATATACAGTATCGGCAATTACAAGGATTATTTTTACGGATACATGGTACCAGATACCGGCTATCTGAAATATTTCGAGCTGAAACGGTATGAAGAAGGATTTGTGGTGCTGTTTCCTGATAAAAATACACGGGAAGCGGCAGAATTTTCTCCTTCTCACAAACTGTTTCACGTATTGAAGGAATCGGCGGACTGGGGCAGGAAAATGGACATAGGCACCATAGGAGCCCTGAATGACGCAGTTGCCCAGGGAAGAATCCGGGATGTGATTCTTGTGGCGGAAGCGCTGATGGAGCGCAAAATCGGTACGCTGGCAGAACAGATTGCCTCTCAGCCGGATAAGAAATTTATTATGATTGCAGGGCCTTCCTCCTCCGGAAAAACTACTTTTTCCCATCGGCTTTCCATTCAGCTGATGGCCCAGGGACTGAAGCCCCATCCCATTGCACTGGATGATTATTATGTGGACCGGGTAGACACTCCCAAAGATGAAAACGGAAATTATAATTTCGAGTGCCTGGAGGCGCTGGACATTGAGCTGTTCAATCGTGATATGTCCGCATTGCTGGAGGGACAGCGAATCGAACTTCCTACATATAATTTCCGTA is from Lachnospiraceae bacterium JLR.KK002 and encodes:
- a CDS encoding class I SAM-dependent methyltransferase, whose translation is MVQLSKRLQAVADFVDNCGILADVGTDHGYIPVCLVEWGKARRAIAMDVNQGPLLRAEEHIRRYGMGKRIETRLSDGCSALKPGEADVIVISGMGGGLMMEILRQGEQVVRTAESLVLQPQSELMAFREFLYENGYEIKAETMVQEDGKYYPVIKARTAASAGMSEESTTAGREPYLPANLPGHISEEQYARIAFRYGPMLLAQNHPVLREYLLNQKEQKEKILLHLRENARQNARGRMEEVQQELEDVRKALEWFECPEERRII
- a CDS encoding nucleoside kinase; the encoded protein is MEETIYRIRINGEEKQYKKGTPYREIAEAYQEQYEDDIVLVLFNNRLRELNRKVKSDGELFFVTTRDRAGRKAYRRSVTFLMQRAVYNLAREDKKHVTVTVSHSISQGYYCELTGETPDEMYLERLGKEMRALAGQEIPLRKESISTDDAVALFRDLEMHDKERLFAYRRSSRVNIYSIGNYKDYFYGYMVPDTGYLKYFELKRYEEGFVVLFPDKNTREAAEFSPSHKLFHVLKESADWGRKMDIGTIGALNDAVAQGRIRDVILVAEALMERKIGTLAEQIASQPDKKFIMIAGPSSSGKTTFSHRLSIQLMAQGLKPHPIALDDYYVDRVDTPKDENGNYNFECLEALDIELFNRDMSALLEGQRIELPTYNFRTGKREYKGIFKELGKNDILVLEGIHGLNGKLSYSLPESSKLKIYISALTQLNIDEHNSLPTTDGRMIRRMVRDARTRNISAKETIAMWGSVRRGEEQYIFPFQDEADIMFNSALIYELAVLKQYAEPLLFQIGKDCPEYMEAKRLLKFLDYFLPVPSEDIAKNSILREFIGGSCFNV
- the rpoD gene encoding RNA polymerase sigma factor RpoD; amino-acid sequence: MEEKSKFIEKLQELLSMAKKKKNVLEYQEISDFFHDMELDAEKFEKILDFLEANNIDVLRISDDDDDDILIDEEEEVEVENIDLSVPDGISIEDPVRMYLKEIGKVPLLSAEEEIELAKRMELGDQEAKKRLAEANLRLVVSIAKRYVGRGMLFLDLIQEGNLGLIKAVEKFDYRKGYKFSTYATWWIRQAITRAIADQARTIRIPVHMVETINKLIRVSRQLLQELGREPSPEEIAEEMNMPVDRVREILKISQEPVSLETPIGEEEDSHLGDFIQDDNVPVPADAAAFTLLKEQLVEVLGTLTEREQKVLRLRFGLDDGRARTLEEVGKEFNVTRERIRQIEAKALRKLRHPSRSRKLKDYLD
- a CDS encoding Nif3-like dinuclear metal center hexameric protein, whose amino-acid sequence is MICREIIDILQEQSPERYACHWDNVGLLVGNPEKEVNTVYIALDATEETIAEAAEAEADLLLTHHPLIFQGLKKVNTEDFTGRRVITLIQNDISCYAMHTNFDVKGMAQLGAERMGLTDCQVLDVTCQEEQEEGIGKAGLLPCTMTVAECAGKVKEAFGVELVKIFGRPDDRVAKAAICPGSGKSVIGKAIAAGAQVLITGDIDHHDGIDSAAQGLAIIDAGHYGVEKMFISYMETYLKERTSGIRIIAQPEKQPFLYR